TCCTGCGTACCCGAGACTGCCCCTATGAGGACGCTACGCCCATGGCGCCCCTGTCGGTTAGTCGGGCGGTCGCCCGGGCACCCGGGTCACATCCCCGGCGGCGGCGACCAGGGGATGAGGGGACGAGGAGAGACAGTGACGACCGGCCCACTCCACGATGACGAGCGACACAAACTCGACGAGATGGAACGCGCCCTGCGCCGCGACCGCCGTCTCGAACGGCGGATGCGCAGGCTGGGCCGGCGTCGGCGCCCCCTGTTGGCCCGTATCACCCACTACCGGCCGCACCCGTGGACCGTCGCGGTGCTGCTGGCGATCTCCGTCGGACTCGTGGCGGCAGGCAT
Above is a window of Streptomyces sp. NBC_00490 DNA encoding:
- a CDS encoding DUF3040 domain-containing protein, whose protein sequence is MTTGPLHDDERHKLDEMERALRRDRRLERRMRRLGRRRRPLLARITHYRPHPWTVAVLLAISVGLVAAGIDTSEPAVIWAFAALWPVTLYAGFRLLCGWRER